A stretch of Allostreptomyces psammosilenae DNA encodes these proteins:
- the fepB gene encoding Fe2+-enterobactin ABC transporter substrate-binding protein — protein sequence MRVSVGRRRQRLGVAGERPTGHRPRRSFRRALAVAAVAGSVALTAACGGADATEASSDESPSASGTRVVEHEKGSTEIPADPQRVVSASVTLTGTLLALDVPVVASQGSQGDNAFFPQWADVAAERGVEEIPGVEISVEKIAAAEPDLIVAAGCCGQDDGSELYEELSAIAPTIVVSYAEKSWLDLTEELGADLGREERAGQIADEHAARVAEVKEAITLPEQPTSLYSVAQDGSANVFTKVSPQGELLSALGFEIQEATGGELKADRTVSNVAAETFADQLSGSTALIVNTEEEGLAALRENPALQVTPAFRDGEVYALGREAFRLDYYSVGVVLDKVEAWFGRG from the coding sequence ATGCGCGTATCAGTGGGTCGACGCCGTCAGAGACTCGGCGTGGCGGGGGAACGGCCGACCGGCCACCGTCCCCGGCGCTCGTTCCGGCGTGCCCTCGCCGTCGCGGCGGTGGCCGGCTCGGTGGCGCTGACCGCCGCCTGCGGTGGGGCGGACGCCACGGAGGCCTCCTCCGATGAATCCCCCTCCGCCTCCGGCACCCGCGTGGTGGAGCACGAGAAGGGCAGCACGGAGATCCCGGCCGACCCGCAGCGCGTGGTCTCGGCGAGCGTGACGCTCACCGGCACCCTGCTGGCCCTCGACGTGCCGGTGGTGGCCTCGCAGGGCAGCCAGGGCGACAACGCCTTCTTCCCGCAGTGGGCCGACGTCGCCGCCGAGCGCGGCGTCGAGGAGATCCCCGGCGTGGAGATCAGCGTGGAGAAGATCGCCGCGGCCGAGCCGGACCTGATCGTCGCCGCCGGCTGCTGCGGGCAGGACGACGGCAGCGAGCTGTACGAGGAGCTGTCGGCGATCGCCCCCACCATCGTGGTCTCCTACGCCGAGAAGTCCTGGCTCGACCTCACCGAGGAGCTCGGGGCCGACCTCGGGCGCGAGGAGCGGGCCGGGCAGATCGCCGACGAGCACGCCGCCCGGGTCGCGGAGGTGAAGGAGGCGATCACCCTGCCCGAGCAGCCCACCAGCCTGTACTCGGTGGCCCAGGACGGCTCCGCCAACGTCTTCACCAAGGTCTCCCCGCAGGGCGAGCTGCTCTCCGCGCTCGGTTTCGAGATCCAGGAGGCGACCGGTGGTGAGCTGAAGGCGGACAGGACCGTCAGCAACGTGGCCGCGGAGACCTTCGCGGACCAGCTCTCCGGCTCCACCGCACTGATCGTCAACACCGAGGAGGAAGGGCTCGCGGCGCTCCGGGAGAACCCGGCGCTCCAGGTCACCCCGGCCTTCCGGGACGGGGAGGTGTACGCGCTGGGCCGTGAGGCGTTCCGGCTGGACTACTACAGCGTCGGTGTGGTGCTGGACAAGGTGGAGGCCTGGTTCGGCCGCGGCTGA
- a CDS encoding MFS transporter, whose protein sequence is MNVPEEPTSQHTPDSGQPTGHRTGAPEQPSPALSPPTATADAPPGTPRAAPRPLRRARLAVTVLFFANAVGYANVVPRLPEIRDALGLSNAALGTAIAAMPAGALLAGLSAGALGARFGSGRLATTCAFGFALTVPLVGWANGWWMLAGCLLLMGALDSVMDAAQNAHGLRVQRGYGRSILNSFHGMWSLGAVSGGLLGTAAAGAGIPLHWHLAGTGVLLAVLGALAWPRLLPGSDEEIRSAADGQSDHADDGRPAAAVRGGVRAAVPLLALLGLMLVMASVIEDTPASWGSALLQDEYAATAAVGGLAYVAFQGAMTIGRFTGDRMTDRLGPVVVARWGGLLAAVPVALALLTDSGPAVIVAFGLAGLGAATLFPACFHAAGNIPGVRSGDGIAVVSWLARVGFLVAPPLIGLIGDNAGLRPGTFVVVAAGLVVCLLAGVLSPRSLATPRSARTGGAAER, encoded by the coding sequence GTGAACGTTCCCGAAGAGCCGACATCGCAGCACACCCCCGACAGCGGCCAGCCGACGGGGCACCGCACCGGCGCCCCCGAACAGCCGTCACCGGCCCTCTCCCCGCCCACCGCCACGGCGGACGCGCCGCCCGGCACCCCCCGCGCCGCACCCCGCCCACTGCGCCGCGCCCGCCTCGCCGTCACCGTGCTGTTCTTCGCCAACGCCGTCGGCTACGCCAACGTCGTGCCCCGCCTGCCGGAGATCCGCGACGCCCTCGGCCTGTCGAACGCCGCGCTGGGCACGGCCATCGCCGCCATGCCGGCCGGCGCCCTGCTGGCCGGGCTCTCCGCCGGCGCCCTCGGCGCCCGGTTCGGCAGTGGCCGACTAGCCACCACCTGCGCCTTCGGTTTCGCGCTGACCGTCCCCCTGGTCGGCTGGGCGAACGGCTGGTGGATGCTGGCCGGCTGCCTGCTGCTGATGGGAGCCCTGGACTCGGTGATGGACGCCGCGCAGAACGCCCACGGACTGCGCGTGCAACGCGGCTACGGCCGCTCCATCCTCAACAGCTTCCACGGCATGTGGTCGCTGGGCGCCGTCAGCGGTGGCTTGCTCGGCACCGCCGCGGCCGGCGCCGGCATCCCGCTGCACTGGCACCTCGCCGGCACCGGCGTCCTGCTCGCCGTGCTCGGCGCCCTCGCCTGGCCGCGGCTGCTGCCCGGCTCCGACGAGGAGATACGTTCCGCCGCCGACGGCCAGTCGGACCACGCCGACGACGGCCGGCCGGCGGCGGCCGTCCGGGGCGGCGTGCGGGCGGCCGTGCCGCTGCTCGCCCTGCTCGGTCTGATGCTGGTGATGGCCTCGGTCATCGAGGACACCCCGGCCTCCTGGGGGTCGGCGCTGCTCCAGGACGAGTACGCCGCCACCGCCGCCGTCGGCGGCCTCGCCTACGTGGCCTTCCAGGGCGCGATGACCATCGGCCGGTTCACCGGCGACCGGATGACCGACCGGCTCGGTCCGGTCGTCGTCGCCCGGTGGGGCGGCCTGCTGGCGGCCGTCCCGGTCGCCCTCGCCCTGCTCACCGACTCCGGCCCGGCCGTCATCGTGGCGTTCGGCCTGGCCGGCCTCGGCGCCGCCACGCTCTTCCCCGCCTGCTTCCACGCCGCCGGCAACATCCCCGGGGTGCGCAGCGGGGACGGCATCGCCGTGGTGTCCTGGCTGGCCCGGGTCGGCTTCCTGGTGGCGCCGCCGCTGATCGGGCTGATCGGCGACAACGCCGGGCTGCGCCCCGGCACCTTCGTGGTGGTCGCCGCCGGCCTGGTGGTGTGCCTGCTGGCCGGGGTGCTCTCGCCGCGCTCCCTCGCCACACCCCGCTCGGCCCGGACCGGTGGGGCGGCCGAACGGTGA
- a CDS encoding amino acid permease, with amino-acid sequence MATPGGWGGGRGVLRRKPIETIAEPEAASESLVRSLGLWQLTAIGVGGIIGAGIFSLAGAVANGTAGPAVLVSFVIAGIASAAAAFSYAEFAGLIPKAGSAYTYGYAVLGEIVGWFIGWDLLLEYTAIVAVVAIGISGYFGFLVGELGVELPVWMLGAPGTGEGHRVDLFAALLCLLIAALLNMGMRSAARFETVVVGLKIAVVLLVIGVGAFHITTDNYTPFFPFGVGGAVTGAATVFFAVFGYDAMSTAAEESKDAQRHMPRAILYSLGISLVLYLLACLVLVGMQNYSEIEPTSGFSSAFAAVGLDGLASVIAAGAIIGILTVMFTFMLGVTRVWFAMSRDGLLPKWFAKTHPVRHVPTRVTWIVGAASALIAGFLPIGEAAELTNIGILLAFVVVCVAVIVLRYRRPDLPRGFRTPGMPVVPAIGVVFSIWLITFLDPVTWLRFAAWFLLGLVVYYAYSRRHSELNPRRPEGVRRGGGRR; translated from the coding sequence ATGGCTACACCAGGTGGGTGGGGAGGCGGGCGCGGCGTGCTGCGGCGCAAGCCGATCGAGACGATCGCCGAGCCCGAGGCCGCGAGCGAGAGCCTCGTCCGTTCCCTCGGCCTGTGGCAGCTCACCGCCATCGGGGTCGGTGGGATCATCGGCGCGGGCATCTTCTCGCTGGCCGGCGCCGTCGCCAACGGGACGGCCGGGCCGGCGGTGCTGGTGTCGTTCGTCATCGCCGGGATCGCCAGCGCCGCCGCGGCCTTCTCCTACGCCGAGTTCGCCGGGCTGATCCCGAAGGCGGGCTCGGCCTACACCTACGGGTACGCGGTGCTCGGCGAGATCGTCGGATGGTTCATCGGCTGGGACCTGCTGCTGGAGTACACGGCGATCGTGGCCGTGGTGGCGATCGGCATCTCCGGTTACTTCGGGTTCCTGGTCGGGGAGCTGGGGGTCGAGCTGCCGGTGTGGATGCTGGGCGCCCCGGGCACCGGCGAGGGGCACCGGGTGGATCTGTTCGCCGCGCTGCTGTGCCTGCTGATCGCCGCGCTGCTGAACATGGGGATGCGCAGCGCGGCGCGGTTCGAGACCGTCGTGGTGGGGCTGAAGATCGCGGTGGTGCTGCTGGTGATCGGGGTCGGCGCGTTCCACATCACCACCGACAACTACACGCCGTTCTTCCCGTTCGGCGTGGGTGGGGCGGTCACCGGCGCGGCGACGGTCTTCTTCGCCGTGTTCGGCTACGACGCGATGAGCACCGCCGCCGAGGAGTCCAAGGACGCCCAGCGGCACATGCCCCGGGCGATCCTGTACTCCCTGGGCATCTCGCTGGTGCTGTACCTGCTGGCCTGCCTGGTGCTGGTCGGCATGCAGAACTACTCGGAGATCGAGCCGACCAGCGGCTTCTCCTCGGCGTTCGCCGCGGTGGGGCTGGACGGCCTGGCCAGTGTGATCGCGGCCGGCGCGATCATCGGCATCCTGACCGTGATGTTCACCTTCATGCTGGGCGTCACCCGGGTGTGGTTCGCGATGAGCCGGGACGGGCTGCTGCCGAAGTGGTTCGCCAAGACGCACCCGGTCCGCCACGTCCCCACCCGGGTCACCTGGATCGTCGGGGCGGCCTCCGCGCTGATCGCCGGATTCCTGCCGATCGGGGAGGCCGCCGAGCTCACCAACATCGGCATCCTGCTGGCGTTCGTGGTGGTGTGCGTCGCGGTGATCGTGCTGCGGTACCGGCGGCCGGACCTGCCGCGCGGCTTCCGCACGCCGGGCATGCCGGTGGTGCCGGCGATCGGCGTGGTCTTCTCGATCTGGCTGATCACCTTCTTGGACCCGGTGACCTGGCTGCGCTTCGCCGCCTGGTTCCTGCTCGGCCTGGTGGTCTACTACGCCTACTCGCGCCGGCACTCGGAGCTGAACCCGAGGCGCCCGGAGGGCGTCAGGAGGGGTGGCGGGCGGCGCTGA
- a CDS encoding aldehyde dehydrogenase (NADP(+)) gives MTDTTPEQYEAVLDAAVAAAPVLAATTPTTRAALLRAVAGALEEHADALVPLAVADSHLPVPRLRGEVTRTAVQFEMFADALEEGSWLEAIIDLADAQARPAPRPDLRRMLVPLGPVAVFGASNFPFAFGVAGGDTASALAAGCPVVVKGHPGQPSLTDPYAAVVAEALRAAGAPEGVVGVVHGDDNARRLVQDPRIHAVGFTGSTAGGRALADLAAARPRPIPFYGELGSLNPVFVTPAAATARGEDIARAYVASATLGAGQFCTKPGLLFVPAGSGLDKTVVEAAGAVAAAPLLNERIRVGWRRELERLAAHPRVRLVAGSPADSGADSLEVSPVFLATDVADLEASGSQLLAECFGPFSLIVEYRDEAELLRAARLFDGNLTATVHGEGPDDQPAAALLDALRDSSGRLIWNGWPTGVAVSWAQHHGGPYPSTNSLHTSVGVTALRRFLRPVAYQDLPDPLLPEALRNTNPLGIPRRVNGRLTTEPIG, from the coding sequence GTGACCGACACCACGCCAGAACAGTACGAGGCCGTGCTGGACGCCGCGGTGGCGGCGGCCCCGGTACTGGCCGCCACCACCCCCACCACCCGCGCGGCGTTGCTGCGCGCGGTGGCCGGGGCCCTGGAGGAGCACGCCGACGCGTTGGTGCCGTTGGCGGTGGCGGACAGCCATCTGCCGGTGCCGCGGTTGCGTGGGGAGGTGACCCGCACGGCGGTGCAGTTCGAGATGTTCGCCGACGCGTTGGAGGAGGGCTCCTGGCTGGAGGCGATCATCGATCTGGCCGACGCGCAGGCGCGCCCCGCGCCGCGGCCGGACCTGCGGCGGATGCTCGTGCCGCTCGGTCCGGTGGCGGTCTTCGGGGCGAGCAACTTCCCGTTCGCGTTCGGTGTGGCCGGGGGTGACACCGCCTCCGCGCTGGCCGCCGGCTGCCCGGTGGTGGTCAAGGGCCACCCCGGACAACCCTCCCTCACGGATCCGTATGCGGCGGTGGTCGCCGAGGCGTTGCGCGCGGCCGGGGCCCCTGAGGGGGTTGTCGGGGTGGTGCACGGTGATGACAACGCCCGCCGTCTGGTGCAGGATCCGCGGATCCACGCCGTGGGTTTCACCGGTTCCACCGCGGGTGGCAGGGCGCTGGCCGATCTGGCCGCCGCCCGGCCGCGCCCGATCCCGTTCTACGGTGAGCTGGGCAGCCTCAACCCGGTGTTCGTCACCCCGGCCGCCGCGACCGCCCGTGGCGAGGACATCGCCCGCGCCTACGTCGCCTCCGCCACGCTCGGCGCCGGCCAGTTCTGCACCAAGCCGGGGTTGCTGTTCGTACCCGCCGGGAGCGGGCTGGACAAGACGGTGGTGGAGGCGGCCGGTGCGGTGGCGGCGGCCCCGCTGCTCAACGAACGCATCCGGGTCGGGTGGCGGCGGGAGTTGGAGCGGCTGGCCGCCCACCCGCGGGTGCGGCTGGTGGCCGGCTCCCCCGCCGACAGCGGCGCCGACAGCCTGGAGGTCTCCCCGGTCTTCCTGGCCACCGACGTCGCCGACCTCGAGGCCAGCGGCAGCCAGTTGCTCGCCGAGTGCTTCGGCCCGTTCTCCCTCATCGTGGAGTACCGCGACGAGGCGGAGCTGCTGCGCGCCGCCCGGCTCTTCGACGGCAACCTCACCGCCACCGTCCACGGCGAAGGCCCCGACGACCAGCCCGCCGCCGCACTCCTGGACGCGCTGCGCGACTCCAGCGGCCGACTGATCTGGAACGGCTGGCCCACTGGTGTCGCGGTGAGCTGGGCCCAACACCACGGCGGGCCGTACCCGTCCACCAACAGCCTCCACACCTCCGTCGGCGTCACCGCACTGCGACGCTTCCTCCGCCCCGTCGCCTACCAGGACCTCCCCGACCCCCTGCTCCCCGAAGCCCTCCGCAACACCAACCCCCTCGGCATACCCCGCCGGGTCAACGGCCGACTCACCACCGAACCCATCGGCTGA
- a CDS encoding MGH1-like glycoside hydrolase domain-containing protein, which yields MEPRAEILPTTHIAHPRTAPPPTLAPHRAPRPHPVPLVETHADLGHQAGQVLVDNWRDTHTVPSDTLYPHQWSWDSAFVAFGLRHICPRRAQVELETLFDAQWADGRVPHIVFDPRVDADAYFPGPKFWQSSGAPGAPTVETSGLIQPPVHAPAAWAVHRADPEESTRRGFLERLYPRLAAWHRYLATDRDLGGRGLAAIVHPWESGMDNSPAWDLPLSRVEPLPGHSFVRRDLHHAAPADRPTDADYGRYLKLATRYRDHGYRDADTPHEFAVEDPCTNALLVAAELAMARIAEEIGADPTPHHDTAARIAGALVRLLFDPAMGAFVPRDALTGERIASVTVGGVIPLIVPGLPEEITEAVVDTLCGPWFRLTDAHMVPSYRLTAPDYSPRRYWRGPAWYNTAWLVREGLLTHGYDNLAQALRASMLETAASGGFREYVDPWNGRGRGSGRFSWTASLVLDLLRDPSGKLAGG from the coding sequence GTGGAACCACGCGCCGAGATCCTGCCGACGACCCACATCGCCCATCCGCGTACCGCGCCGCCGCCCACCCTGGCGCCCCACCGGGCCCCGCGCCCCCACCCGGTGCCGCTCGTCGAGACGCACGCGGACCTCGGCCACCAGGCCGGCCAGGTACTCGTCGACAACTGGCGCGACACGCACACCGTCCCCTCCGACACCCTGTACCCGCACCAGTGGAGCTGGGACTCCGCCTTCGTCGCCTTCGGGCTGCGCCACATATGCCCGCGCCGCGCCCAGGTCGAGTTGGAGACGCTCTTCGACGCGCAGTGGGCGGACGGTCGGGTGCCGCACATCGTCTTCGACCCGCGCGTCGACGCTGACGCCTACTTCCCCGGTCCGAAGTTCTGGCAATCCTCCGGAGCCCCGGGAGCCCCGACCGTGGAGACCTCGGGCCTGATCCAGCCGCCGGTGCACGCCCCGGCCGCCTGGGCCGTGCACCGCGCCGACCCGGAGGAGTCCACGCGCCGCGGCTTCCTGGAGCGCCTCTACCCGCGGCTCGCCGCCTGGCACCGCTACCTGGCCACCGACCGGGACCTCGGCGGGCGCGGCCTGGCCGCCATCGTGCACCCGTGGGAGTCGGGCATGGACAACAGCCCGGCCTGGGACCTGCCGCTCAGCCGGGTCGAGCCGCTGCCCGGGCACTCCTTCGTCCGCCGCGACCTGCACCACGCCGCGCCCGCGGACCGGCCCACCGACGCCGACTACGGCCGCTACCTGAAGCTGGCCACCCGCTACCGGGACCACGGCTACCGGGACGCCGACACGCCGCACGAGTTCGCCGTGGAAGACCCGTGCACCAACGCGCTGCTGGTCGCCGCCGAGCTGGCGATGGCCCGGATCGCCGAGGAGATCGGCGCGGACCCGACCCCGCACCACGACACGGCCGCGCGGATCGCGGGCGCCCTGGTCCGGCTGCTGTTCGACCCGGCGATGGGCGCCTTCGTGCCCCGTGACGCGCTGACCGGCGAGCGGATCGCCTCGGTGACGGTGGGCGGGGTGATCCCGCTGATCGTGCCCGGGCTGCCGGAGGAGATCACCGAGGCGGTGGTCGACACGCTGTGCGGCCCGTGGTTCCGGCTGACCGACGCGCACATGGTGCCCAGCTACCGACTGACCGCCCCGGACTACAGCCCGCGCCGCTACTGGCGGGGCCCCGCCTGGTACAACACGGCGTGGCTGGTGCGGGAAGGGCTGCTCACCCACGGCTACGACAACCTGGCCCAGGCGCTGCGGGCGTCGATGCTGGAGACGGCCGCCAGCGGCGGCTTCCGCGAGTACGTGGACCCCTGGAACGGACGGGGCCGCGGCTCCGGCCGGTTCAGCTGGACCGCCTCGCTGGTGCTGGACCTGCTGCGCGACCCGTCCGGCAAGCTGGCCGGAGGCTGA
- a CDS encoding ABC transporter substrate-binding protein — MRAPLLLPLRRRAPRVLLSALLWLLPVVAAGCAAPTDGPGLTVWSLESQTERMLATEEIVRRFREETGIPVHLVAVDEDQLSRMIMAGAAAGDLPDVIAALPLAQTHQLAGAGLLDTAAATAVVDRLGRGTFTPRALEMVAADPRAADGAAGGELIAVPSDGWTQLIVYRADLFAEAGLDPPTSYAALQEAARTLDGPDRAGIALATDPGSAFTAQSFEALALAAGCQLVDGAGRVALDSPACVDAFRLYGDLARRWSVPGVQTVDSTRAAYFSGQAAMVVWSSALLDELAGLRSDTLPSCPECRGDPGWLARNSGVVTALSGPDGAGPAQFGEVTSFALLHGTGQGADASSADARAFVEYMMSAGYPDWLAVAPEGKVPARTGDGADPRRYTDAWNALRAGVDVREPLADHYPAATLDALRSTVADMDRWGVPQGQGDLVGAAIGELPVARAVADLAQGGSDPAEAARRAAADVEALAESLR, encoded by the coding sequence ATGCGTGCGCCCCTGCTCCTCCCGCTGCGCCGGCGTGCGCCCCGGGTGTTGCTGTCCGCCCTGCTGTGGCTGCTGCCGGTGGTCGCGGCGGGCTGCGCCGCCCCCACCGACGGTCCCGGACTGACCGTGTGGAGCCTGGAGAGTCAGACCGAGCGGATGCTGGCCACGGAGGAGATCGTACGGCGGTTCCGGGAGGAGACGGGAATCCCCGTCCACCTGGTGGCCGTGGACGAGGACCAGCTCAGCAGGATGATCATGGCCGGGGCGGCGGCCGGCGACCTGCCCGACGTGATCGCCGCGCTGCCGCTGGCCCAGACCCACCAGCTCGCCGGCGCCGGACTGCTGGACACGGCCGCCGCCACGGCCGTCGTGGACCGCCTGGGGCGCGGCACCTTCACCCCCCGGGCGCTGGAGATGGTGGCGGCCGACCCGCGCGCCGCCGACGGCGCCGCCGGCGGGGAGCTGATCGCCGTGCCCAGCGACGGCTGGACCCAGCTGATCGTCTACCGCGCGGACCTGTTCGCCGAGGCCGGCCTCGATCCCCCCACCAGCTACGCCGCGTTGCAGGAGGCCGCCCGCACCCTGGACGGCCCCGACCGCGCGGGCATCGCCCTGGCCACCGACCCGGGCAGCGCGTTCACCGCGCAGTCCTTCGAGGCGCTGGCGCTGGCCGCCGGCTGCCAGCTGGTCGACGGCGCCGGGCGGGTGGCCCTCGACTCCCCGGCCTGCGTGGACGCCTTCCGGCTCTACGGCGACCTGGCCAGGCGCTGGTCGGTGCCCGGGGTGCAGACCGTGGACTCCACCCGCGCCGCCTACTTCTCCGGCCAGGCCGCCATGGTGGTGTGGTCCTCCGCGCTCCTGGACGAGCTGGCCGGGCTGCGCTCCGACACCCTGCCCAGCTGCCCCGAGTGCCGGGGCGACCCGGGCTGGCTGGCCCGCAACAGCGGCGTGGTGACCGCGCTGAGCGGCCCGGATGGAGCGGGGCCGGCCCAGTTCGGCGAGGTGACCTCGTTCGCCCTGCTGCACGGCACCGGGCAGGGGGCCGACGCCTCCTCGGCGGACGCCCGGGCGTTCGTCGAGTACATGATGTCCGCCGGCTACCCGGACTGGCTGGCCGTCGCCCCCGAGGGCAAGGTGCCGGCGCGCACCGGGGACGGCGCGGACCCGCGGCGGTACACCGACGCCTGGAACGCCCTGCGGGCCGGCGTCGACGTCCGCGAGCCGCTGGCCGACCACTACCCGGCCGCGACCCTGGACGCGCTGCGCTCCACCGTGGCCGACATGGACCGCTGGGGCGTCCCGCAGGGCCAGGGCGACCTGGTCGGCGCCGCCATCGGCGAACTGCCGGTCGCCCGCGCCGTCGCCGACCTCGCCCAGGGCGGCAGCGACCCCGCCGAGGCCGCCCGGCGGGCCGCCGCCGACGTCGAGGCCCTCGCCGAGTCGCTGCGATGA
- a CDS encoding carbohydrate ABC transporter permease, whose amino-acid sequence MSERTDARRPVRRPLTLARREGRAGLAFVTPTLVVVLAVVVVPIAWTVLLAFQRTRLVDLRTAGLLGRWTVDNLTAVLASPGFWQALTTTLVYSVAGTAASVALGLVAALALRRPFRGRGLLRSAMLLPYVAPVVAATFVWQVALDPQYGIVNVLGTRLLGWDGPVAFLGSRGDEVGLFGATVTVPTALLTVIAFETWRYFPFAYLFLLARLQAVPRDLEEAATVDGATPLQRLRHILLPQLAPVIALLCLLRLIVTFTKFDDVYLLTGGGAGTEVVAIRVYDALTARYDLGAAAAQSLLLAAVMALVLGVYLRLLAPRLEAED is encoded by the coding sequence ATGAGCGAGCGGACCGACGCCCGCCGCCCGGTGCGGCGGCCCCTCACCCTCGCCCGGCGGGAGGGCCGCGCCGGGCTGGCCTTCGTCACCCCCACCCTGGTGGTGGTGCTGGCCGTGGTGGTGGTCCCCATCGCCTGGACGGTGCTCCTCGCCTTCCAGCGCACCCGCCTGGTGGACCTGCGCACCGCCGGGCTGCTCGGGCGCTGGACCGTGGACAACCTCACCGCCGTCCTCGCCTCGCCCGGCTTCTGGCAGGCGCTGACCACCACCCTGGTGTACTCGGTGGCCGGCACCGCGGCGTCCGTCGCCCTCGGCCTGGTCGCCGCGCTCGCCCTGCGCCGGCCCTTCCGCGGGCGCGGGCTGCTGCGGTCGGCGATGCTGCTGCCGTACGTCGCCCCGGTCGTCGCCGCCACCTTCGTCTGGCAGGTGGCGCTCGACCCGCAGTACGGCATCGTCAACGTCCTCGGCACCCGGCTGCTGGGCTGGGACGGCCCGGTGGCCTTCCTCGGCAGCCGCGGCGACGAGGTCGGCCTGTTCGGGGCCACCGTGACGGTGCCCACCGCGCTGCTGACCGTGATCGCCTTCGAGACCTGGCGGTACTTCCCGTTCGCCTACCTGTTCCTGCTGGCCCGCCTGCAGGCGGTGCCGCGGGACCTGGAGGAGGCGGCCACCGTCGACGGCGCCACCCCGCTGCAACGCCTGCGCCACATCCTGCTGCCGCAGCTCGCGCCGGTCATCGCGCTGCTGTGCCTGCTGCGGCTGATCGTGACCTTCACCAAGTTCGACGACGTGTACCTGCTCACCGGCGGCGGCGCCGGCACCGAGGTGGTGGCGATCCGCGTCTACGACGCCCTCACCGCCCGCTACGACCTCGGCGCCGCGGCGGCCCAGTCGCTGTTGCTCGCCGCCGTGATGGCGCTGGTGCTCGGCGTCTACCTGCGGCTGCTCGCACCCCGACTGGAGGCGGAGGACTGA
- a CDS encoding carbohydrate ABC transporter permease, protein MARPPAPAPTTPPGPRRPTAPPSGPAHRRRPSRDRVERRLIALGRPVVLAGLAAITLGPFLFMLLLSVRPIEDLLLDPGRPWPAPDAVTADTYREVLRPVDAGGQGFGTLLANSAGVSLSTVALTLLVAVPGAYAVARFAFPGRRQAQGLFLAVYLFPSVLLAVPLFVIFARLGLGGSLPGLVLVYIAQTVPVSVYMLRNYFTSVPVSVEEAARVDGCSRLGTLWRVTLPLALPSLAATGLYVFMIAWNEFLFALLFLAADRELWTVSLGLAQLAGGIEVPKTVLMAGSVVLTVPVVVLFYLAERLLAEGLTAGAERA, encoded by the coding sequence ATGGCCCGCCCACCCGCGCCGGCGCCCACGACGCCCCCCGGCCCCCGCCGCCCCACCGCCCCGCCGAGCGGCCCGGCCCACCGCCGGCGGCCGAGCCGGGACCGCGTCGAACGCCGGCTGATCGCGCTCGGCCGCCCCGTGGTGCTGGCCGGCCTCGCCGCGATCACGCTGGGGCCCTTCCTGTTCATGCTGCTGCTGTCCGTGCGGCCGATCGAGGACCTGCTGCTCGACCCCGGCCGGCCGTGGCCCGCCCCGGACGCGGTCACCGCCGACACCTACCGGGAGGTGCTGCGCCCGGTGGACGCCGGCGGCCAGGGCTTCGGCACGCTGCTCGCCAACTCCGCCGGCGTGTCGCTGTCCACCGTCGCCCTCACCCTGCTGGTGGCGGTGCCGGGCGCCTACGCGGTGGCCCGGTTCGCCTTCCCGGGGCGGCGCCAGGCCCAGGGCCTGTTCCTGGCCGTGTACCTGTTCCCCTCCGTGCTGCTGGCCGTGCCGCTCTTCGTGATCTTCGCCCGGCTGGGCCTGGGCGGCTCGCTGCCCGGACTGGTGCTGGTCTACATCGCCCAGACCGTCCCGGTCTCCGTGTACATGCTGCGCAACTACTTCACCAGCGTCCCGGTGAGCGTGGAGGAGGCGGCGCGGGTCGACGGCTGCTCGCGGCTGGGCACCCTGTGGCGGGTCACCCTGCCGCTGGCCCTGCCCTCCCTGGCCGCCACCGGGCTGTACGTCTTCATGATCGCCTGGAACGAGTTCCTGTTCGCCCTGCTCTTCCTGGCCGCCGACCGCGAGCTGTGGACCGTCTCGCTCGGGCTCGCCCAGCTGGCCGGGGGCATCGAGGTGCCCAAGACCGTCCTGATGGCCGGGTCGGTGGTGCTCACCGTGCCGGTGGTCGTCCTGTTCTACCTCGCCGAACGGCTGCTGGCCGAAGGGCTCACGGCCGGTGCCGAACGCGCCTGA